The following DNA comes from Desulfosoma sp..
GAGGGTTGCATCAGTGTGTGCCCGCAGGTTTTTGTGCGAAACGAAGCCGGCTGCATCCAAGTGCAGGAATGCGCCACCTATCCCGAAGCACTGGTCGAGGAAGCCATGATGATGTGCCCGTCGCAGTGTATCTTCTGGGAAGAAGATGAGGAGTTGCCATGATGATTGGCTAGGTTTGCGGGATCCAGACCGACTTGATAGCCTGCCCGATGGCCCGCAGAGTAGGCGGATTGTGCACGAACCGATACCCGTAGGAAAGACGAGCGGTTTCATCTGGATGACGTTTACGATACACGAAAGGCCGAAGAAAAGGTGCAGCTATGGATCTTCGAGAATTCCTGAAGGAAGATTCAAAGCTGCAAAATCCCTACGAGATTTCAAGGCAGACGAAGATCCAGAGAGGAAAATGGTGGCCTGTTATCGAAGGTGGGTTAAAGAGGAGTCTTTCGGAAGGGGCGAGAGCAACGGTCGATGAGTCGGCAAAAGCGTTGAAGTGAAACACGATCCTTACACGCGGTTTCAAGTGACGCATGGCATACGTCTTACCGGTTCTTAAGGCGACCTCCTGGCCATGATTGTCAACGTCGGACAACCGGACACAGGGCCGTGGCTTTCACCTCTAGGCCGCGGGGGAATCTTGCCGGCCTTCCGTGTACCCGTCCAGAAGCTTTCGCACCGTTTGAAGCAAGGTCACACGGGATACGGGTTTTTCCAAAAAAAGGACCTGGGATACGAAAGGAGTGGAAAGACCGTTGGCCCGACCGGGGTAGCCGCTCAGCAACAAGGCGGGAATGTTCCAGCCCCCTTTTCGAATCAGGTGAACCGCCTCTTCGCCTCCCATACCCGGCATGACCATGTCAAAAATGAGCAGATCCACAGATTCCCAAGTGGTGGCAAAGAGCTCCACGGCGTCCAGTCCGTTTGCGGCTTCCAACACTTTGTAGCCCGCTTCTCGAAGAGCGTTGGCCAAGTATTCTCGAACCGCCGAATCGTCTTCCGCCAAAAGGATGGTTTCCGTTCCGAAAGGTGCTTCTTCTTGAACCTCTTTGAGCTTCGTCGATGTTTCCTGCGGTTCACCGTAAGGTTTGAGATAGATTCGAAAGGTGGTTCCCTTTCCAGGTTCACTGTAGACGTTGATCATTCCACCGTGTTGCTGGACAATGCCAAAGGCCACGGATAAACCAAGCCCCGTGCCTTTCCCCACTTCTTTAGTGGTGAAGAAAGGCTCGAACACCCGTTGGCGTACCTCCTCCGTCATGCCGCAACCCGTATCCGTAACGGTCACCATGACATAGGGACCGGGGCCGGCCAAGGGATGCTTTTTGACATAATCCTCACCCAATTCCACACGGGATGTCTCGATAAGGATCTCACCCCCATCGGGCATGGCGTCTCGTGCGTTGACAACCAGATTCCAAAAGACTTGCTCCATGAGCTGCCGGTCGATAAGCACCCAAGCTGCCTTTTGGGACGGAACGTGATGCACTTGAATGTTTTCTCCCACAAGCTTTTGGGCAAGTTTCCTGAACTCCCCAAGAAGATCGTCGAGATTTACGGGTTCCAGACGAAGGACCTGCTTTCGGCTGAAAGCCAAAAGCTGCTGCACAAGCCTGGCCCCTTTGAGCCCGCTATCCATGACCTTTTGAAGGCGCTCATGGTTGGGGCTGTCCTCAGGCGTTTCCGAAAGCATCATCTCCACAAAGCCGTTGATGACCTGAAGAAGGTTGTTGAACTCATGGGCCACTCCACCGGCAAGTTGCCCCACGGTTTGCATTTTCTGGGCGTGACGGAGTTGTTCCTGAAGCTTTTCTCGTTCCGTGACATCATGGATGAACAATAAAAGACGTGTATCCCCGTTTAGAGTGACCGGACCGAACGCGACTTCCACGGTCTTGATGTCGTCGGAAGCCGTTCGGTGCTTTGCCAAAAAAATCTTTCCCCCTTTCTCGAGGGCCTCCGTCATTCTTTCCCTAATAAGATCCGGTGAGTTCGTGGAAAGATCTTGGTAGAGCCTTCCTATTATCTCTTCGCGGCTCCACCCGTAGAAACGCACGGCCGCTTCGTTGACATCCAGAATGATGCCGTCTGTAGGATTAATAAGGAGTTGGGGTTCGGCGGATTTTTCGAAAAGTTCGCGAAAGAACATTTCACTTTGCCGTAGGGCCTCTTCCGCCTGCTTTCGGTGCGAGACGTCAAAAAAGAGAACGGCCAATTTTTTCGGCTCGGGCTGATAGGTTCGTACAGAGAAATACCGCCCAAACGAGGGCTCAAAGTCCTCAAACTCTTGAGGTTCTCCTCCAAGGACAGTACGTCCATAACGTTCCACACACCCTGAAGACGCCGCGGGAAGCACCTCTCGAAGGGTTTTACCAACAATGTGTTCCGCTTTGAGTCCAGTCAGTTCCTCAAAGGCGCGATTGACTTTGAGGAAACGATAATCCACCGGAAGCCCTTGATCGTCGGTCAGGATTTCGTGCAGGGCGAACCCTCCCTGCATGTGATCAAAAAGAAGGGAAAGTTCCCGGTGATGTTCGGTCAGTTCTCGACGGACTTGGACTTCTTGGGTGATGTCTCGAAAGGATTCAATCACACCCCTAACACCGGCACCGTTTTCTTTCAGGGGGCTCACCTGAACGTGAAAAACACGGCTGGATCCATCTCTGAGCTGAATTTCCAACTGCCTGGAACAAGGTGCCTCTGTTTCGAGAACTTCCTGAGCTGCACACTGTTCGCACGCGCCTGAACGCTCATGCCAAGGCGAAAAAACATCCCTACAGAAGCGTCCCTGCGCCTCTTCCGGTTTTACATTCGCCAGCAAAGCGGCTGCCGGGTTCAAGAGCTGCACCCGCCTATCCCGGTCCAGAACAATCAGGGGATCCTGAAGGCTTTCCAAAACGTCTTTCCAGAACTTTTCCGACTTCACAAGTTTGAACACGATGAAATAGGAAACGCCGCAGATCATACAACTGTATATAACAGTATATATAAAGGCATAAAGAAAACCTTTGATAGCAGATTCAGTCGCTATATTCTTTGCCGGCTTTCCGGCAAGGAAATACATGTTCGAAAATACGGGGACATAATAACTGTCTTGCAGACCGAGCGTATCGTCTTTATTTACTATATCTAAAGACTTGACATAATCAGATCGGCTTTCCAACAAAATGTTTGCATTGAATACACAAACATCATAACCGATGGGAATATTTTTCTCTGTGATCGGCGCCACAACAATGGCCAAAAGGGTTTCATTGTCCTTGATCAAGAACAAGCCCGGATGTGTTTCTTCAAGTCGCGCTTGGGCACTTGGGTCACCCCAGGTGGCAACGGGCGTTCCGTCAGGTAAGTACCGGGCTGCGCCCATCAGGCCTTTCAGAGCAGAAGCGCCGTCGGCAAATTTGGGTGCCGTGAAAACCGACAGTTCTTCGAGACTTGTTTTTCCTTGATGATAGTCGAAAAGCTTTTGCCGAATGACTGTTCGGCTTCCGAGAGATTCCGCCATAGAAACGTAAGTGGACAGAATATGTTCAATAAAAACAGCCTGAAGCTTGAGCTCATTCAAAAAGCACTTTTCCTTATCCTTTTGGAAATGTATGGTGAGTGGCATCACTAAAACAATGAAAGAAAGGAGAAAAGCTATGCCTAAAGTCATCCAAAGACGTGTGTAGAATTCTCGAAATAACGGGTTTTTGGATTGAAGCTTCAGCTTCATGAGGAATCCTCACAAAAGTAGGGGCAAGGCCCCGCCTCGCCCCCAAAAGCTCTTTTTTTTGGGATTCTTCCGTTTAGCCCGCCTAAGACAGGGGTGGGAGACCCGCACTTCCACCAAAACTCCCTAGGGGCGAGGCCCCGTCCGGTTCGGGCCTTCCTTTGCGGACGTTCATGTCGCTTCTTTTCCTCGAAGCCATTTCGTTCTTATCATGGAACTCTTCGTTAATGAAATCTTTTCATATCACGCTGCTTTTTCAAGAAGCCCCATTTCCTGACTCGTCAGCACGCGATCGATGTCTAAAAGGATCTTGACCGAATTGCCGGACTTGGCCATCCCAAGAATGTAGTGTGTCGATATATTCACTCCAAAACTCGGACTGTCTTCGATCTCGCTTTCCTTGATGTTCACCACTTCCGAGACCGTATCCACCACAAGCCCTACCAGAAGCCGCCCGGCGGACAAGCCCGCTGTTTCCACAACAATGATGCACGTTCGATCGTTGTATTCCGTCGATTCCATGTCGAACTTCAGCCTCAAGTCAATCACCGGAATCACCTTGCCGCGAAGATTGATTACTCCTTTGACAAACCCGGGTGTCTGCGGCACCGGGGTGATCGGCATCATGCCGATGATCTCTCGAACCTTGAGAATCCCCAGGCCGTAGTCTTCACCACAGAGAGAAAAAGTGAGGTACTTGCCCTCACGACTTTTGCTTTGGTCTTCATTGTGTGGTGATATGGCACTCATCAGCCGTTCCCCCCATGCTTTTAAGCCATCTTCCCGAACAAGAAACGACGCGGTGGGGATGGCGGCGCTTCGAACCACCATCCCTTCGCTCGCTTCTAAAAATCTTTGATATCCTCATCGAACGGGATGATTTCCTCTGGCTTTACAGAGCCCGGCCTCTTGGGCCCCGTCACGCTCGAACGTGCTTTGCCGTTTCCCGACCTGGCGGCAGCCTCTCGAGGTTGCGGCAAATGCCTTATGGCTTCCTTGGAAGAAGCCCTTTTCTCTTTTTTCTTTATGATCCCCTTGAGACTTACGCCATCGCTTCGACGTCCCACGAGGGCCTGAAGTTCTTCCACCAGAGACTGCAATTGAGCCGCCTGAGCATTCAGTTCTTCCGCGGCGGAGGCGGATTCTTCAGCATTGGCCGCCGTTTGTTGCACCACTTTGTCCATCTCCGAGATGGCCGTGTTCACCTGCGTGATCCCTTCACTTTGTTCATGGGAAGCCGCAGCGATCTCGTTCACCAGTTCCGCCACCTTGATCACACTTTCATGGACTTGGGAAAAAGCCTGATTGGTGGCTTCCGTAAGATCCGCCCCTTGTTTCACCCGCACCACCGTGCCTTCGATGAGCTGCGCCGTGTTCTTGGCCGCTTCCGCCGCACGCATGGCAAGGTTTCGGACTTCATCGGCCACCACCGCAAAACCGGCCCCGGCTTCCCCCGCTCGAGCCGCTTCCACGGCGGCGTTCAGAGCCAAAAGATTCGTCTGAAACGCGATTTCATCAATGGTTTTAATGATCTTTTGGGTTTGTTCACTTGATCGTGTAATTTCTTCCATGGATTCCAAGAGCTCGACCATGCTGACCTTAGCTTTTTCTGCGGCTTTGGCGGCCTGTTTCATGAGTCCGTCGGCCTGAGCCGCATTGTCTGCGTTTTGCCGGGTCATGGAAGCCATCTCTTCCACGGCGGAAGAGGTTTCTTCAATACCTGCGGCCTGCTGAGAAGCCCCTTCAGCCAACTGCTGGCTTGCCGAAGCCACCTGACCGGCCGCCGAAACCACCTGTTCGGCGCTTTCCCCCAGTTCCTCCGAAGTCTTTCTCAGCACCGCGTTGATGCCGCGAGTGATGACGGCCCCGAGGAGAATGGCGAACCCAAGGCCGATCAGCGCCGCAGAAGTCATGAAGACTTTCATGCGTTCGGCAAAGGTGATGGAGTGCTCGGAGACGCTTTTCCCCACGTCTCGGTTGATGGCCACCACTTTTTCCAAGAGAGGCAAGGCGATGCGTTGTTTCTCGAGCACAGGCCCAAGCAATTGTTCTTCAAGGGCTGCCATGGTTGCATGCGCGTCATCGGCTATCTTGTTAATCTCTTCAAAGTGTTTGAAGACCTCTTCACGAGCCAGTCGAAAACGGTTTTCGGCAAGCACGCGCGCTTCTTCGTTCCTTCCTGAACGAACCAATTCCTTAATTTCATCAAGGGTTTCGTGGAACCGACGATGAGGTTCCGCAACGGAAGCCATCAGGTTTTTGAGTTCAGGATTTTGCGTGGAAAACTGGGTAAGCCATTTGCCGAAACGACAGGTTGTATGGTCTTCACCGCCTTCGAAGGATTTGCCCGTAAGGATCATGTCCAAAACTCGGGCTTCCAGATTCAGGTGATCTGCGGTGAACATCGAAATTTTTGATTTGAGCTCGTCAGGATCCTTGATTCCCAAGGCGTCAAAGCGCTTGGACATTTCCAGCGCCTTGTTGTTTTCCGCCCTCCAAGCTTCAAGGGCCACCGTGAACTGTTTCCACACTTCAGCTTCTTCCGGAGTCTGCGGTAACGGCTCATAGATTTTCACGGCGCCTTGATAGCTCTCTCGAGCTTTGGTGATGTTTTCATACTGGCGCTGCCGAACCGCAGGATCCAGTCCCGGAATCGCCAAGGTTCGAAGACTTCCGCGAATATCTTGCAGCTTTTCGGCCATATGCAAGGTCGCTTCCACACTGGGCAGTCTCACCTGGCCCACCTCATTTAAAGCGCTGACAGCCCGAATAGCCGTAAAGTACCCTACGCCTCCAAGAGCCGCCAGAACAACACAAAGCACAGCGAAGCTCAACCCCAGCCTTTTCCCAACCGTCCATTTCTTAATCATTTTTTCTCCCTCCTTTTCTTGTTTCACGCAGATTCCCCCAATCGTTCCAACACCTGCGGAACCGCCGCGTCATCCCTTTCATCCAAAGCGATAAAACACGGGGAAAACTTCTGAAGGGCCATCAAGAGTTGGGGATCAGGAGACAGAACCACAGTAACCAATCGCCCGTGTGGGAACTGTTCCCGAAAGACGACCGCCTTTTCCAGATCCTTCATGCCCCTGACCACCACAAGACCCACGGCGATTCCTGAGAATATCGTCACTTTCGAATGCACCGGTTTCTCCAAACGCACCCAGGTGCATCCCTGGCGGGTCATCCACTCCGAGAGGACAACCCAGAGCCGACGTTCTCGATGGCTCGATCCAGAAATTTCAGGCAACGGTGTGACCAGAACCATCGTGTGTCCCTCCTTTGGGCTCGTTGCGTGACGCATGCGTTAGCCCAAAGATGAGGTCAAAAAGTATGCCAATCTAGCGATCATGATCCGGCTTTTGATGATGGCGGGTATCTTATTGAAATGAGAGTTTTTTTCTTTTTGTTTGAAGAAAGCCTGAATATTCCGGCTGAGCAAAGAAAACGTCGAGGGAAGATCAAGGATCCTCTTTTTGGGGACGCGTGTCCTGTTTTCCAGGAAAACGAGACGGGGCATCTTTTCAGGTGTCCAAAGGCACGGCGGAATGCCTGCCCTCTTAAGGATAAATTCTCGTCGAACCTCCTGAGGGCGGGTCCAAGTGTCCGCCCCTAGGCCGTTCCGGCACGAGAATCCTTCAGGGTGGACACACAGGTTCGTCGCTACAGATGGGGAGCGGCGGAGACCTGCGATCGAACCCGACATCGAGACAGATCGCTTAGCGGCGAGAAGCTATGAACCTTTCCGACAATGAAGAAAGACCATGGTTTTCCTGGAAGCTCGATTCCTGTCACACTCATGATCGGGGCGGGATGCCCGCGTTCTCGAGCGGTTCAGGAATCTTCCTCTTTTTCCTGCAAGCCTGTTTCCTTGATCAGGGCGTAGAGGCGGGATCGAGACAGGCCGCTTACGGCGCAGGCTTTCTGAAGATCCTTGCCGCACCGTTTCTTCAATTCCAGAAGATAGATTTGAGCGGCTCGATTCATGATCTTTTCGCGGTATTCTTTGAACGTTGGAAGAGCCTCATTGATGAAGACGGACATTTGGACTTCTTCGTCGATTTTGTCCGGGCTTTTGTGAGGCTGTAATGGAGACAAAGGTTCTTTGGACGGAATGCGTGCTGCCGTCACATGCACCCGCACGTGTTCCGGTAGATGGACGGCGAAGAGGATTTGATTTTCCCCTGAAACGGCCAGGGCATACTGAACGGCATGGACAAGTTCCCGCACGTTGCCGGGCCACGAATACTGGAGCAGGGTTTCAACAAAATCCGGCGAAAGGCCCTTGAGTTCCTTGCCGCTTCGTTGGTTTTCGCGCCGAAGAAGGTCTTGGACGATGGGAAGGATGTCTTCTTTGCGGTCCCGAAGAGGCGGAATCCCAATTTTCATGCCGGCCATACGGTAATAAAGATCTTCTCGAAAACGCCCTTCCTTGACCATGGCTTCCAGATTTCGATGGGTGGCGGCCAAAAGTCGAAAGTCTGAATAGATCTCTTCTTTGGCCCCCACAGGCCGAAACGTCTTTTCTTGTAAAAGGCGAAGGAACTTGGCTTGAAGGCTCAAGGGAAGATCCCCTACCTCATCCAGAAACAGGGTCCCTTGATGGGCCAGTTGCACGAGGCCTATGCGGCGTCGGTCGGCTCCCGTAAAGGCTCCCT
Coding sequences within:
- a CDS encoding ferredoxin encodes the protein MRRPVVDLSECVDCEGCISVCPQVFVRNEAGCIQVQECATYPEALVEEAMMMCPSQCIFWEEDEELP
- a CDS encoding PAS domain S-box protein; its protein translation is MKLKLQSKNPLFREFYTRLWMTLGIAFLLSFIVLVMPLTIHFQKDKEKCFLNELKLQAVFIEHILSTYVSMAESLGSRTVIRQKLFDYHQGKTSLEELSVFTAPKFADGASALKGLMGAARYLPDGTPVATWGDPSAQARLEETHPGLFLIKDNETLLAIVVAPITEKNIPIGYDVCVFNANILLESRSDYVKSLDIVNKDDTLGLQDSYYVPVFSNMYFLAGKPAKNIATESAIKGFLYAFIYTVIYSCMICGVSYFIVFKLVKSEKFWKDVLESLQDPLIVLDRDRRVQLLNPAAALLANVKPEEAQGRFCRDVFSPWHERSGACEQCAAQEVLETEAPCSRQLEIQLRDGSSRVFHVQVSPLKENGAGVRGVIESFRDITQEVQVRRELTEHHRELSLLFDHMQGGFALHEILTDDQGLPVDYRFLKVNRAFEELTGLKAEHIVGKTLREVLPAASSGCVERYGRTVLGGEPQEFEDFEPSFGRYFSVRTYQPEPKKLAVLFFDVSHRKQAEEALRQSEMFFRELFEKSAEPQLLINPTDGIILDVNEAAVRFYGWSREEIIGRLYQDLSTNSPDLIRERMTEALEKGGKIFLAKHRTASDDIKTVEVAFGPVTLNGDTRLLLFIHDVTEREKLQEQLRHAQKMQTVGQLAGGVAHEFNNLLQVINGFVEMMLSETPEDSPNHERLQKVMDSGLKGARLVQQLLAFSRKQVLRLEPVNLDDLLGEFRKLAQKLVGENIQVHHVPSQKAAWVLIDRQLMEQVFWNLVVNARDAMPDGGEILIETSRVELGEDYVKKHPLAGPGPYVMVTVTDTGCGMTEEVRQRVFEPFFTTKEVGKGTGLGLSVAFGIVQQHGGMINVYSEPGKGTTFRIYLKPYGEPQETSTKLKEVQEEAPFGTETILLAEDDSAVREYLANALREAGYKVLEAANGLDAVELFATTWESVDLLIFDMVMPGMGGEEAVHLIRKGGWNIPALLLSGYPGRANGLSTPFVSQVLFLEKPVSRVTLLQTVRKLLDGYTEGRQDSPAA
- a CDS encoding chemotaxis protein CheW yields the protein MSAISPHNEDQSKSREGKYLTFSLCGEDYGLGILKVREIIGMMPITPVPQTPGFVKGVINLRGKVIPVIDLRLKFDMESTEYNDRTCIIVVETAGLSAGRLLVGLVVDTVSEVVNIKESEIEDSPSFGVNISTHYILGMAKSGNSVKILLDIDRVLTSQEMGLLEKAA
- a CDS encoding methyl-accepting chemotaxis protein — its product is MIKKWTVGKRLGLSFAVLCVVLAALGGVGYFTAIRAVSALNEVGQVRLPSVEATLHMAEKLQDIRGSLRTLAIPGLDPAVRQRQYENITKARESYQGAVKIYEPLPQTPEEAEVWKQFTVALEAWRAENNKALEMSKRFDALGIKDPDELKSKISMFTADHLNLEARVLDMILTGKSFEGGEDHTTCRFGKWLTQFSTQNPELKNLMASVAEPHRRFHETLDEIKELVRSGRNEEARVLAENRFRLAREEVFKHFEEINKIADDAHATMAALEEQLLGPVLEKQRIALPLLEKVVAINRDVGKSVSEHSITFAERMKVFMTSAALIGLGFAILLGAVITRGINAVLRKTSEELGESAEQVVSAAGQVASASQQLAEGASQQAAGIEETSSAVEEMASMTRQNADNAAQADGLMKQAAKAAEKAKVSMVELLESMEEITRSSEQTQKIIKTIDEIAFQTNLLALNAAVEAARAGEAGAGFAVVADEVRNLAMRAAEAAKNTAQLIEGTVVRVKQGADLTEATNQAFSQVHESVIKVAELVNEIAAASHEQSEGITQVNTAISEMDKVVQQTAANAEESASAAEELNAQAAQLQSLVEELQALVGRRSDGVSLKGIIKKKEKRASSKEAIRHLPQPREAAARSGNGKARSSVTGPKRPGSVKPEEIIPFDEDIKDF
- a CDS encoding sigma-54 dependent transcriptional regulator, which encodes MEGRILVVDDDLHVREFLLEALQAHAAFMCSAETLQDGLELASLHTFDVVLLDVVLPDGSGLKAIETFRRAPGHPEVVIMTGQGDPHGAALALKHGAWDYLCKPLSAHEVRLAVTRAMDFRRSAEATTLTFFTTPNFVTTSTAMGDCMKAAARAATSDIAVLISGETGTGKELLARGIHQNSRRAPHAFVVVDCTAIPEPLIESHLFGHEKGAFTGADRRRIGLVQLAHQGTLFLDEVGDLPLSLQAKFLRLLQEKTFRPVGAKEEIYSDFRLLAATHRNLEAMVKEGRFREDLYYRMAGMKIGIPPLRDRKEDILPIVQDLLRRENQRSGKELKGLSPDFVETLLQYSWPGNVRELVHAVQYALAVSGENQILFAVHLPEHVRVHVTAARIPSKEPLSPLQPHKSPDKIDEEVQMSVFINEALPTFKEYREKIMNRAAQIYLLELKKRCGKDLQKACAVSGLSRSRLYALIKETGLQEKEEDS